In one Janibacter cremeus genomic region, the following are encoded:
- a CDS encoding DUF4389 domain-containing protein translates to MGTYTPHPDRTSSRRSRPVPLVIGILVALAGFPLLLGGLGLGWAMATQRADDGFFSTPPEQLTTETVALSSEVVDFGDPDPDDGWADRDLATVRLSARSADASAVFIGIAPSTDVADYLDGASYDEVSDLRTDPFDYSLTRRGTGGDLSEAPTDQGFWTAQSSGPDTQTLTWDVEPGTYTAVVMNVDGSPGVTVDLSAGGRLDWLAPLAWGLGLLGGALVLGGALLVVYGASAPGPRDARRSALGQPPLAVRSDTPVALVGAKDPQLNRVLWLVKWFLAIPHFVVLALLWLVFLVLTVVAFLAILVTGRYPRGLFDLNVGILRWSWRVQFYATAAIGTDRYPPFTLGHTDYPADLDVAYPERLSRGLVLVKSWLLALPHLIVLSVLAGTWQFGDADGFHVAVGGLVGALTLAAGLLLLFTGRYPAPLFDLLVGLNRWVYRVIAYVALMTDTYPPFRLDQGPAESPAVVGDVD, encoded by the coding sequence ATGGGCACCTACACCCCACATCCAGACCGCACCAGTTCACGCAGGAGCCGCCCGGTCCCCCTCGTCATCGGCATCCTGGTCGCGCTCGCGGGCTTCCCGCTACTGCTCGGCGGCCTCGGCCTCGGCTGGGCGATGGCCACCCAGCGCGCCGACGACGGGTTCTTCAGCACCCCGCCCGAGCAGCTCACCACCGAGACGGTGGCCCTCTCCAGCGAGGTCGTGGACTTCGGCGACCCCGACCCCGACGACGGGTGGGCCGACCGTGACCTCGCCACCGTGCGGCTGAGCGCTCGGTCCGCGGACGCCTCGGCCGTCTTCATCGGGATCGCACCGAGCACCGACGTCGCGGACTATCTGGACGGTGCGTCGTACGACGAGGTCAGCGACCTGCGCACCGACCCGTTCGACTACTCGCTGACCCGCCGTGGCACCGGCGGCGACCTGAGCGAGGCCCCCACGGACCAGGGCTTCTGGACCGCGCAGAGCAGCGGCCCCGACACCCAGACGCTGACCTGGGACGTCGAGCCCGGCACCTACACCGCCGTGGTGATGAACGTCGACGGCTCCCCGGGAGTCACAGTCGACCTGTCCGCGGGCGGACGCCTCGATTGGCTCGCACCCCTGGCGTGGGGTCTCGGCCTGCTCGGCGGCGCCCTGGTCCTCGGCGGCGCACTGCTCGTCGTGTACGGCGCCTCGGCGCCGGGACCGCGGGACGCCCGCCGGTCCGCGCTCGGTCAACCTCCCTTGGCCGTCCGGTCCGACACCCCCGTGGCCCTGGTCGGCGCGAAGGACCCGCAGCTGAACCGTGTGCTCTGGCTCGTCAAGTGGTTCCTGGCGATCCCGCACTTCGTCGTGCTCGCGCTCCTGTGGCTGGTCTTCCTGGTGCTCACCGTGGTGGCGTTCCTCGCCATCCTCGTCACCGGTCGCTACCCGCGCGGCCTCTTCGACCTCAACGTCGGCATCCTGCGGTGGAGCTGGCGGGTGCAGTTCTACGCGACGGCTGCGATCGGCACCGACCGCTACCCGCCGTTCACCCTCGGCCACACCGACTACCCGGCCGACCTCGACGTCGCCTACCCCGAGCGGCTCTCGCGCGGTCTGGTGCTGGTCAAGTCGTGGCTGCTGGCCCTGCCGCACCTGATCGTGCTGTCCGTGCTCGCGGGCACGTGGCAGTTCGGTGACGCGGACGGCTTTCACGTCGCCGTCGGCGGCCTGGTCGGCGCGCTGACGTTGGCGGCCGGGCTGCTGCTGCTCTTCACCGGCCGCTACCCGGCCCCGTTGTTCGACCTGCTGGTCGGCCTGAACCGGTGGGTCTACCGGGTGATCGCGTACGTCGCCCTGATGACCGACACCTACCCGCCGTTCCGGCTGGACCAGGGCCCGGCGGAGAGTCCCGCGGTCGTCGGTGACGTGGACTGA
- a CDS encoding sensor histidine kinase, producing the protein MSTPLRSLLEEPRPPAPPVRVWRDWVLLAVVTVSAVCEALLREDLPLPALSVALTLVLAPLVLWRRTHPFAVVAAAFGATLVVDIGLMAADAPALEMYTMVYLLVFPYSLFRWGSGREAVAGLAIILVAATRAIVVDWAGVADAIGGVAVLMSAFALGWAVRSQHGARERRTEQVKSQERVLLARELHDTVAHHVSAIAVQAQAGRALAATSPSSPLKALEVIEMEATRTLAEMRAMVRVLRSEAPVDYAPQPGVADLEQLSGASPAGPRVEVTVSGDLAALPAAIDAAVFRIAQEAVTNALRHARNATLVDVHVAGDQSTVSLVVRDDGDPAPADPAHEVGFGLTGMVERALLLGGACRAGPCPGRGWAVSATLPRQVPA; encoded by the coding sequence GTGAGCACTCCACTGCGGTCGCTGCTGGAGGAACCCAGGCCCCCGGCCCCACCGGTTCGGGTGTGGCGGGACTGGGTGCTGCTCGCGGTCGTGACCGTCTCCGCGGTGTGCGAGGCGCTCCTGCGGGAGGACCTGCCACTGCCGGCGCTGTCGGTGGCGCTGACCCTCGTCCTGGCGCCCTTGGTGCTGTGGCGGCGTACCCACCCGTTCGCGGTGGTCGCGGCCGCCTTCGGCGCGACCCTCGTGGTTGACATCGGGCTGATGGCGGCAGACGCGCCAGCCCTCGAGATGTACACCATGGTCTACCTCCTGGTGTTCCCCTACTCCCTCTTCCGGTGGGGCTCCGGGCGTGAGGCGGTGGCGGGCCTGGCGATCATCCTGGTCGCGGCGACCCGCGCGATCGTCGTCGACTGGGCCGGGGTGGCCGACGCGATCGGCGGGGTCGCTGTGCTGATGTCCGCCTTCGCCCTGGGCTGGGCCGTGCGTTCCCAGCACGGCGCCAGGGAGCGAAGGACCGAGCAGGTGAAGTCGCAGGAGCGGGTCCTGTTGGCGCGCGAGCTGCACGACACGGTGGCCCACCACGTCTCTGCCATCGCCGTCCAGGCACAGGCAGGGCGCGCCCTCGCGGCCACCAGCCCGTCGTCGCCGCTGAAGGCACTGGAGGTGATCGAGATGGAGGCAACGCGCACGCTTGCGGAGATGCGGGCGATGGTCCGTGTGCTGCGCAGCGAGGCACCCGTCGACTACGCCCCGCAACCCGGTGTGGCCGACCTCGAGCAGCTGTCCGGGGCCTCGCCTGCCGGGCCGCGGGTGGAGGTCACGGTCTCCGGTGACCTTGCCGCCCTCCCTGCGGCGATCGACGCCGCCGTGTTCCGGATCGCCCAGGAGGCGGTCACCAACGCACTGCGGCATGCCCGCAACGCCACCCTGGTGGACGTGCACGTCGCCGGTGACCAGTCGACGGTCAGCCTCGTCGTCCGCGACGACGGTGATCCGGCCCCGGCAGACCCCGCCCACGAAGTGGGGTTCGGGCTCACCGGGATGGTGGAACGTGCACTGCTCCTGGGTGGCGCGTGCCGGGCAGGTCCCTGCCCCGGTCGCGGTTGGGCCGTCAGCGCGACACTGCCGCGGCAGGTGCCGGCGTGA
- a CDS encoding response regulator, producing MSIRVLVADDQDLVRTGLRLILGTLDGIEVVGEARNGHEVVRLARELRPDVCLMDIRMPVLDGVEATRLLAGPGVEDPVAVVVITTFDLDEYVHGALLAGATGFLLKDAGPELLGEAIRAATRGDSLISPSITRRLLSTFAGTGRAAPPAQPLDALTEREEQVLLTIARGRTNAEIAAELHISLSTVKTHIGSLMAKLGARNRVEVAMWGYETGRVRE from the coding sequence GTGAGCATCCGGGTGCTGGTTGCCGACGACCAGGATCTCGTGCGAACCGGACTGCGGCTGATCCTCGGCACCCTGGACGGCATCGAGGTCGTGGGGGAGGCGCGCAACGGGCACGAGGTGGTGCGGCTGGCTCGCGAGCTGCGCCCCGACGTGTGCCTGATGGACATCCGGATGCCCGTCCTCGACGGGGTCGAGGCGACCCGCCTGCTGGCCGGACCGGGCGTCGAGGACCCGGTCGCAGTCGTCGTGATCACCACCTTCGACCTCGATGAGTACGTGCACGGTGCGCTCCTGGCCGGCGCCACCGGCTTCCTGCTCAAGGACGCCGGACCCGAGCTGCTCGGCGAGGCGATCCGGGCGGCCACCCGAGGTGACTCACTCATCTCGCCCAGCATCACCCGCCGGCTGCTGTCGACCTTCGCGGGCACGGGTCGGGCAGCGCCCCCCGCCCAGCCCCTCGACGCGCTCACCGAGCGCGAGGAGCAGGTGCTGCTCACCATCGCGCGGGGCCGTACCAACGCAGAGATCGCTGCCGAGCTGCACATCAGCCTCAGCACCGTGAAGACCCACATCGGCAGCCTCATGGCCAAGCTCGGCGCCCGGAACCGGGTGGAGGTCGCGATGTGGGGGTACGAGACCGGCCGGGTCCGGGAGTAG
- a CDS encoding DUF4389 domain-containing protein produces the protein MSLSTYPVRVDAHLDPGLNRWLWLVKWVLVLPHYVVLVFLWIAFVACSVAAFFAILFTGRYPRPIFDFNVGVMRWSWRVSYYAYGALGTDRYPPFTLAEVPDYPAHLEVDYPEHLKRGLVLVKWWLLAIPHYLVIAFFAGGGVYLVNEATTSDQSYWNWGSGLIGLLVLFAAVVLLFTGRYPQSIYDLVLGMNRWVLRVAAYAGLMTDQYPPFRLDQGGDDPRGARLAVPPPSQQQ, from the coding sequence ATGAGCCTGTCGACCTATCCGGTGCGTGTGGACGCGCACCTCGATCCAGGACTGAACCGCTGGTTGTGGCTGGTCAAGTGGGTGCTCGTCTTACCGCACTACGTGGTCCTGGTCTTTCTCTGGATCGCCTTCGTGGCGTGCAGCGTGGCAGCCTTTTTCGCGATCCTGTTCACCGGCCGCTATCCGCGCCCGATCTTCGACTTCAATGTCGGAGTGATGCGCTGGAGCTGGCGAGTGAGCTATTACGCCTACGGTGCGCTGGGCACCGATCGGTATCCGCCCTTCACGCTGGCGGAGGTGCCGGACTACCCGGCCCACCTCGAGGTGGACTATCCGGAGCATCTCAAACGTGGTCTGGTGCTGGTGAAGTGGTGGCTGTTGGCAATCCCGCACTACCTCGTCATCGCCTTCTTCGCCGGTGGCGGGGTGTATCTCGTCAATGAGGCGACGACAAGCGACCAGAGTTACTGGAACTGGGGCAGCGGACTCATCGGTCTGTTGGTGCTCTTCGCGGCGGTGGTGCTCCTGTTCACCGGCCGGTATCCCCAGTCGATCTACGACCTCGTGCTCGGCATGAACCGGTGGGTTCTGCGGGTCGCCGCGTACGCGGGCCTCATGACCGACCAGTACCCGCCATTCCGCTTGGATCAGGGCGGTGACGACCCCCGTGGGGCGAGGTTGGCCGTGCCGCCCCCGAGCCAGCAGCAGTAG
- a CDS encoding ABC transporter permease subunit, translating into MTTTIVPPTTTTTTTPTQAAPVRRTTHPIPTARLVLVELRKMFNTRSGFWMLVSIGVLTPIAAGSVVIFAPDSDVTYESFARASGFPMSLILPMLAILAVTNEWSQRSGLTTFTLVPSRGRVIGAKSIATLLVGLVSVALAFAVGALGNVAGSALAGVDTVWDISMVMASQMVLFNLIGMAIGFTLGVLLRNSAAAIVGYFVVSLVLPGVLLLLAQVRSWFEDLQPWVDWNETQVALLEGAMDTGEEWAMLASTTTIWIVVPLVVGLLFMRRSEVK; encoded by the coding sequence ATGACCACCACGATCGTCCCGCCAACCACGACCACCACGACCACCCCCACGCAGGCTGCGCCGGTCCGCCGGACCACCCATCCCATCCCGACCGCCCGCCTCGTCTTGGTCGAGCTGCGCAAGATGTTCAACACCCGCTCAGGATTCTGGATGCTCGTCAGCATCGGCGTCCTGACGCCCATCGCGGCCGGGTCGGTCGTCATCTTCGCTCCGGACAGCGACGTCACCTACGAGAGCTTCGCGAGGGCGAGCGGGTTCCCGATGTCGTTGATCCTGCCGATGCTCGCGATCCTGGCCGTCACGAATGAGTGGAGCCAGCGCAGCGGGCTCACGACGTTCACGCTCGTGCCGAGTCGCGGACGGGTCATCGGCGCCAAGTCGATCGCGACCCTCCTGGTGGGACTGGTCTCCGTGGCCCTCGCCTTCGCCGTGGGCGCCCTCGGCAACGTGGCCGGTTCCGCACTCGCCGGCGTCGACACGGTGTGGGACATCTCCATGGTCATGGCGTCCCAGATGGTGCTCTTCAACCTGATCGGCATGGCCATCGGCTTCACCCTCGGTGTCCTGCTGCGCAACTCCGCGGCCGCGATCGTGGGCTACTTCGTCGTCTCACTGGTCCTGCCGGGCGTCCTGCTCCTCCTGGCCCAGGTGCGCTCGTGGTTCGAGGACCTGCAGCCGTGGGTCGACTGGAACGAGACGCAGGTGGCGCTCCTCGAGGGCGCCATGGACACCGGGGAGGAGTGGGCGATGCTCGCCTCGACCACGACGATCTGGATCGTCGTCCCGCTCGTCGTCGGGTTGCTGTTCATGCGCCGCTCCGAGGTCAAGTAA